The genomic region CTCTGCTGGTCCGATATGGGGTTGACTGCGCCCCTCATCGTCGCGTTATAGCCCGCGGCGCAGGCCTGGTCGACGTTCGAGCCGTTGAAAACCCCATTGAAGCCATACACATAGACGGCCGGTATACCATAGACCAGGTCAGCGGCGTCCTTTATCTGGTACATGCCATTGCTGGCCGCCACCACCTGGTCCCTGGCAGAGTAAAGCTTGGCGCTCGAGTCAACGACCATCTTACGAGCTTTATAAAACTCGCTGTTGGCCTCGGTGACGTTATCCCAAAGCCAGTAAAGGCTATTACTCGTATTCAGCACGGTATCGGTGGCGTTCCACAGCTTGCGGTTACCATCGCTAGCGTTATCGAAGGCATCGTACAGGCCACGATAAAGGTCGGGCGTCATGTTAACGACGGCATCCCTCTGCACGCTGTATATGGAAGAGGTGCCTGTGACATTCCTTATCGCGGCATCGCCCTTCACCCTTCCATCCAGCTCATCGATAAAATGCATGGCAGCCGTCTTGTTATCAGACTCCACCACCACTAGTATCTGGTTCTTATAATTCCCTGGGAACTGCTCATCATACTTATCCTTTGCCTGATAAGACCCGAGGTCTTTCGGTATGAACTTCTGGACGTCATACTGAAGGTTGCCGGTGAACATCCCGACGAGCGGGAGCGATATGATCAGGGCTATGGCCCATATGGCGATAATCGCCCACGGATGCCTGGTGACGACCTCGCCAAGCTTACTGAATATGGATACCATGCTAATACCTCTTTAGGCGTTAAGCCGGATGCTACCCGTTTTCAGCCCGAGTACCTTTATGGCTATTTCCTCGGCCGCCTTTAGCTTTCTTTCGCATTCTTCCCCTGGTGGAGAAAGGGCGACCGAGTCGTGCAGGTATGCGAACATCACGAGCAGAAGCTCAACCGTTTCCCGCGGATAGGATATGGTAAAAAAGCCCTCTCTTATGCCCTCCTCCAGCGCCTCGGTGATGAGGGGCACGAAGACGTCTCTCACCTTCACCATGTACTTCTGGTGGGAGACCATGTTCTTATCCGCATGCAGAAACTCTATCAGGTTC from Methanocella conradii HZ254 harbors:
- a CDS encoding TetR/AcrR family transcriptional regulator, coding for MRVTKAPEVRRKELVEAAEQLFRENGWEQTSVSDIVKKVGVAQGTFYYYFKSKDDILDAVLEHYLKDHLERAVRDILSDGSLDAMQKLQRIVNATLTFQKGDRNLIEFLHADKNMVSHQKYMVKVRDVFVPLITEALEEGIREGFFTISYPRETVELLLVMFAYLHDSVALSPPGEECERKLKAAEEIAIKVLGLKTGSIRLNA